A stretch of DNA from Triticum dicoccoides isolate Atlit2015 ecotype Zavitan chromosome 2A, WEW_v2.0, whole genome shotgun sequence:
GAAAGCTTGGAAGACAATGACCGATCGAATGAGGAGGCACCCGACAACTAGCCCGAGCCCGCACCAGGCTTCACCATGGCACGAGCATAGACGCACTTGGAGGCTGTCATGGCGGAGAAGGAGCCTGCACCGGCGGTCTCCGTGTTCCTGACGGTGCAGGCTCCTCAACCAGCACCGGatgagagcatctacaaccggacttgtCAAATCCGTCCCCTATACGTCTGCGGGCGCGTCCGCGAACATCGCCCGCCGGTCCCTCATATATTGCGCCCCACATCCACATACCTCAAATGCCGATCAGCAAATCCATGCATGTTGATCATACGATATAAATTGTCTGAATTCAATAATTCGAAACAAAGCAAAGCAAATCATAGTTCAACAAACCGAACATGCCAAAATGAAATCAATATCCGAGCATGACGGATGGCTTCGGATCACTGGCCGGGCGACTGCTCCGAGCGGAATGCGTCATGCTCCGTCTGCATCCGGGCTGCCTGCTTCACCTGCATCCGGGCCATAGCCGCCCTCGCTGCTCGTACTCCCTACGGTCGTTGATCTTCTTTTTGTTGTTCGCAAGCCACTTCTTCACATGCTCATCCAAGAGGAGGCAGTTGCTCCACCATGTCCGAACCTCCCCGTGACGCCGTCGCCGCAACTTCCGGGTGACGTTCTCCGCCTTACAAGTCGAAGCCGATGAAGGAACACCGACGGACAAGGGGGGGTGCGTCTCCATTGCGGCGGTCGAGGACAGGCTAGACGACATCTCCGGCGGTGGATCGGGACCGGTGGTGAGGATTGGGAGCAAGGGTGAAGGACGACGAGGGTTCGGGCACGGGAAAGGTCGGAAggtggcgggaggaggaggaagagtttggTAGATTTGATGTAATTTACGATGGGATCGGGCTGTCTGAGTCCGACGTGACGGACGTGCGATACGAGGGGTGTCGGTCAGCCCGAGCGTTTGATGCCCGTTTAAGAAGTGCGTCTGGGTCGAAAAATCGTGACTGGTTAATGACCGGTTACCCGGCCAAATGTATGAGGCGAGTTTGAGATGCCGGCTATAGATACTCTGACGTAGGGACTCCCTAGCTTTTGCCTCGGTTTTGAAAAATATCTCGAAATGCAACAACCGAAATAGAcctacacactctctctctctctctccatgagTCGAGTGAGGCTGTGGCTGGTTGGCCGCGTACGCGCATGATCGACACATCGGCTACATGCATGGCCCCCGACAAGCCATCCACGTACCCCCGTgaccgatcgatcgatcgatcgatggagCCATGGACGGACGTTACGGGACAACTGGACCTCGCGCGCGGGTCCCCTGCCCAGCCGCGTCAACTTGCCTACTACGTGGAGCTAGCCCCATCCTGACACCCTGACAGGTCAGCCGAGCTCCCCTCCCCCATGCACGCCCGATCACGCGACACCGGCGCCGGCCACGAGCGCGCGCTCCGCGTGGCGCGGCCGCCGTCGCCATCAGCCCCTCTCTCGCCGGACGCGGCGCAGCTGATCCACCGCGGCCCACTTAAGCGAGCAAGCAAGCACACCTGCACTGCACAGCTTCTTCTTTCCCCCACGCAAGCCCGCCCGGCCCCCGGCCGGGTCCCCCGCACGCGCGCCCGTGACGCGCCAGCCCGCCGTACGTCGACGTCCATCTGATGCACATATATTCCGAATTCCCGATGTGTACGTGCGCTCTCAGTCTCAGTACGCCATGCGAGAAGAAACGCGTCGAGGGATGACTTTTCTTGTTCTTTTGCTTTGCGTGCAGTACATGATAAATTGATAATTAATTAGCCCGATCGGCTGTACTGATGATCAGTGGTGGTGATGGGTTATACACGCGCTATGGCAGGATCGTAGGCTTGATCACTGACGTTGACAGAGCATGTATAGTAATCAATGAATGGATACTCTCTACGGTTCTATTGTTTCTTACAGATGCAGGCAGCCATGGATGGATCCGCACTTGGCTCGTAAGATACTACGAAGTACGAGCCGGTACAGTGCACTGTGCAGTATGCTGTACCCGCTGGGCGCAACGGTTAAGCCAAGCAACCGGcctggctcaggctcaggctcagaGCCAGGCGTATACGGTACCGCATGCATGCCGGCCGGCCTCGCGCAAGCATGTACACCGTGGTCTATACTCCATGGGCGCCGCCCAGGCGGACACCGCACCGGCCTCGCTCTGTCGGCACGCATCTAGCCCAGTGCATGCGATGATGACCCTGTGCTATACATCAAGGGTGAAGAAGGCTCATGAGACAAGAAGAAGCGACACCGCCATGCTCCATGTTCATATCAACGGACCTCTCGCCGCACCGTATAGCTTTCGTACGCGTGCGTAGCCATCTATGCGCCTATGTGCACGCCTCATGGACCAGGCGAAAAGATGGATCCTTCTGCGCCAGgcacatgcatgtacatccatgtggGGGgccgatggatggatggatggatggatggcaaGCCTCGAGCAGTCGTCGtcgtcgtggtggtggtggtgacatgttacatgtgctacgtAGTACGTACTCGGCCATGGACATGTACATGCACGCACGGCAATAAAGAGACGCAAAGGTTGGGAGCTCGCAGAAAGAAAGGGAGAAAAGACCCTCGTCCGTCCTACGAGCGATGGGTGGATCCCAACTCTACGCGCTTTAATGCGCCCTTTCTGTCCCTTAAAAAGGCAGCCGGCCGGCGAGCGGAGCCCTTCCATTCCGTTCTCCCCGCCCTCGCATGTGCTGCCACACACCGCCTCGCCTTTCCTGccggccgcccgcttcttctttagCCAGGTAGGCAGCTTAGCTAGCTTGCTCGGCTGGTCTcatgccgtcgtcgtcgtcgtctcgcgcgCCGGCGCCGAGCAGGGGCGGtggctcggcggcggcgaggggctgcGTGGACGTGGACGCCAACACCACGTTCGTGCAGGCCGACCCGGCCACGTTCCGCGCGCTCGTGCAGAGGCTCACGGGCGCGCCGGGGGGAGCTGCAGCCGCGGCGGCGCAGGCTACCGACATGCAGCACGCCGCGGGCGCCGCCATGGTGCCGGTGGTGCCGATGAGGCGGCCGAAGCTGCAGgagaggcggcgggcggcgccggccAGGCTGGAGCTCGCGCGGCCGCAGCCGTTCTACTACCACCACGGCCACcagcaccaccatcaccaccaccaacaccaccacgGGCTCATGCAGTACTCGCCGGTCTCGACCATGGACTACGCCCGcgtctcctcctccgcctcgtcgccctccccgtcgccgccctcgtcgtgCTCCTGCGGGGTGGTgataagccaggaggaggtggagagGGAGGAGAAGGCCATCGCCTCCAAGGCCTTCTACCTGCACTCCTCACCAAGAGCCGCCCCCGGCGCCGGAGGGGACGCCGCCGAGAGGCCCAAGCTGCTGCCCCTGTTCCCCGTCCACTCCCCACGGAGCTCCTCCTTCGCCTAGCTCTAGTAACTAGCCATTACCTCTAGGCTCTACTGCTGTAGCTAGACCCTGGTCAACCCCGCCATTAATCCCCACGACCGACATGCCGTGTTTAATTCTCTGTACCACCTAGCTCTAGTAGATGATCCATGACCGGACCAGTGTTGCTTCCTAATTGTGCTTGATTTCGTTGCTCAACTCTTGCCTTCTCTCTATTACTCTctccattccgaattacttgttgcaggtatggatgtatctaaatgtattttagttctagatacatccatttctacgacgagtaatttaaaacggagggagtacatttctaCTTCTCTACTAATATTACATCCACTCGTGCAAGTCTTAATTTCATTTCTTTACACACAAGTTCTCCAAGTATCTTAAGCATAAAAACCTGCGGTCAAAGCTACTTATTGCCTTGTTTCATTTCCACGCATACAATTGCTAAACATAGAAGCTGCGGTCAAAGTTGCTACTTATTGCCTTGTTTCATTTCCACGCATACAATTGCTAAACATAGAAGCTGAGGTCAAAGTTGCTACTTATTGCCTtttgaaagaagaagaaaaatcatcATGCAAGAGGAGTCAACAAACTTTGTGTAACCGTACGAGAAAGGCATCATCGGCCAGTTGCCCGAAAGGCGCATGCGATCTTTCAGCGCGAGCTGCGCGTAAGTTTCGAACATTATCTATCTGCCCATGCATGAACGGAGGGAGCTGATTGACATCTTGCGATCGTGCTGTTGGTCAGGAAAGTTGGGTAGGAATCGGATGCCGACGTCAATTGGTTATTCGATCTCCTCTCCTGGCCTGGCCGCCTGTGGAGGGAGGGCAGCAAACGTACGTCCGTATCTTGGACGACTAGCATGTGGGGGCCCGTGGAATATATTTCGTGGGTGCCTAGAAGATTTAGTAGCGGTCACGGGCACCATGCCGGAGGATGGTCTACGTACGCATGTAGTTATGAATCGGATGCGTGGTGGGTCGGATAGGGTTTGTGCGTCAAACGTAGCGTTCATTTGGAATAGATGTTTGACGATTGCTAGAGCATCTTTAACCGGACGCCAATCCTTCGTATGTTTGTGTGGATAGCTTGGACACTGACCGGACGAATAAACGCCATTCAACTGGCTCTCTTGTATTCAACCCGTATGTTCGGGTTGTCGAACACCCCTCAAACCCAGCCTACATGTGGGGTGAATTTGGGGTAATCGGGACGAGTTCACCATGTCGGATCTCACAAGGCGGGTACACCACAAATCCCTCAAATCGACTAAATCGACCGATTCCCACCTCTCCGTCCTTCCCTTCTCACGTCATTAAGAATGGATATGATGCACTGTCATTGTCATTAAGAATGGATATGATGCATTGCCATTGTCCTTCCCTTCTCAGGTCCCTACCATTTGGGAATAAGGCGAAGACCATAGACAATGTCATTGTGATGCATTTTTAAGACCCACTCGCGATGCATGTGATAAATGACGGTGAAGGTGGAGGGGTGAACGAAGATGGGACCGAACCAAAGAGGAATAGACACTTGAGGGGGAAGAACCGGGAGAAGGATAGGGTTGTGCATGTGGGCGCGACAAGAAAAACGTCCACCACATATACGGAACATCTTTTTCAACAAGAAGGGGGGGAGGGGGTTGAAGAAAATGGAGTAGAAGGAGCAGAGGTACACGCTCTTCTTGAATGTGCAAAGCGAGAGGATGGACGTCAACCGGAAGAGGATGCGCGAGAGTTTGGAAATTAAGAGGGCGAGGATGGACATAGAGAAAATAGAGAGACGGCAAAAAAGGAAGCTTGACAAGGCGAAGGCATATGAGATAATTGAGAAAGTAAGGCTAGCGAGGGTCACGCAGAATGTGCATAGACACCCATGCACTCATATGTCTTGGCAAGAATCATTTCTGTTGTCCCCGCAATGTACTCGAACAGTTTTTGGTGTAAACAAAGTCTGCGTTTTCCACACTTTGGTGCACACTGTTTCTCGGTGAGCATGCACGCCGGGTTTCATCTTTCATGGTGAGCATGCACGCCGGGTCGCCGGCACAGCCGCACAGGAGCCCACAGCCctcgcgtgcgtgcgtgcgtgcgcacactGGCGCTGAGCATATACTCCAGCACAGGATACCGCAAACCACTTGCAGTCGCCAGCGCGTTTCTCGTCGCTCGCAGCCTCATCTCTCCCCCCGGATCAATCAGAACAGTGCCCCGTCGCTTTCCGGCTCGTAGCATCTCCCCTCCCTCCCAACCGGATTCCCGTGACTAGTCTCTcccagcctgctgcaggagcagcagCACCGTTAATTAATAAGAGTTCACGCTGCCACGCCAGCCATTGCTGCTGGCCACTCTGATCTCGCCTGAGCTAGCTGAGCCGATCAGCCTGGCTGCGAATCAATGGACTTGTCATAAATAAAAAGAGCAAGGAGAAATGGAGAACGGGTGCAGTAGACGCGGGCGTAGCATCCGGCGTGTGCAGTGCACGGCGTGcatacgcatgcatgcatgcgtagcGAGAGGCAGGCACAGCGCAGGGTCAGCGACGCGCGCAGCTGGTCCGGCCGGGGAGTTGAGAACGGGCGGCACGGGAGGGCCATGAATGCGGCCGGTCCGTCGCGCATGCGTGTGCAGTGCTAGCTGCTGCATGCACGGGGGAGGCGATGCCATGGCATGGCGCGGCACGGGCCCGGGCGCGCGCTGGGCATTGGCCAGGGGAGGGAGGGGCGgacgcatgcatgcatgggttGACCTCTTGCGATGTGGAGGGGCAGGATGGGCTGCGGCCTGCTGCAGCTGCACGGCAATGCGTGCGACGGCTTAACTGTAAGTGCAGGCCGAGTGATGCCCACTGATCTCTCTGCATGCTCTGCTCTGCTCTGGCGGTCTGCTCCGCTGCTCTGCAGCTGCAAGTCTGCAACGGCTTATTAGCTGCGGAACCCAGGGGAGAGGTGTCGTCGGGGAGGCATCCGAAGAGCGAACCCGCATTGCGTTGCGCTGGTTTCACTGTTTTGAGCAGAGGAAGTCGTCAGAACCAtaatcagtggcggagccaggtTTGAAAAAAGGGAGCCACTCTAGTTTCTGCCCATTTTGTTTGCCATTCTAGAATTTGACATCTTATTTTTGTCACTTTTGGCTTTTCACAATACATCACAAATGTCATTCCATGACAAAAAGGATAattttcatttcacttttgtcacttttagcttttgacaatgtatcacaattgccactctggaaattttgcttttgccacgaatggcaaaagtgatatattgtcaaaagctaaaaGTGACAAAAGTGATCCATATTTGTTGTCaatcaaatgaatgtatctagacatataccaatgttagatacatccatttaagcgacaattaatatggatcgaatGAAATATaagaaaatgttaaacatgtataaaaacatTCTTGATGTATACGAAAATTGTAGAAATCAAAACATTATTTAAAAAATCATTGTGCATTAAAAAATTGTTTAACATGTATAAAATAATGTGTCACACGTACATGAAAAATGTACATAGACAATCAAGAAAAAAATATACAAACAACatatgaaaagcaaaaaaaaaggtCAATAAAAAGGTACTAAAACCGAAGAAAACGATGAAACCCATAAAGAAACACACTTAAAATTAAAGAAAAAACCAAACAAAGCCGGTGAAAAAGAAAGATTAATGAAGAGACCCGAATAAAATCAACAAAAAcccaaaaaaaataaagaaaaaaaattgaaaaccaagtaaaaacaaagaaaaacaaagggAAAATATAAAGAAGGGAAAAACAAGTGAATCGcgggaaaaaggaaaaaacaccaaagtaaaaacaaaaaaaaaccccAGAGAAAACCGAACCTATAGTGAGAGAACCCTACACTAATAGGTCGGCCAGCTCACGTGCGCTTCAGGCAAGAGCTGCTTCCAtctttaggccaactccaccgcgcgatcctaaacggacgtccgttttgtcctgtTTTTGTCCCTTTGGGTAGGAATTTGGGGTCGTAttcgggcctgtcctgggatgcggtggccgtgcgcccagcgcgcggccgcgtccttttgccccatcctgtccgtcaGGGCCAAGAAATACCCAAatttgcattaaaactactttcgaacccaaatatttgtctgaaaattaaaatagttttacaacccaattgaaattgtctttaataaaatagttttacaactaaatcgaaattgtcttgactgaacataaaatgaagaaatacatctattggttgccaatgtgatcccacacgtgctcaaccaagtcattttgaagattcacatgagtgtgccaatcacgcatctcacggtggaattgggcaaactattcaaatgtggccgggtcttgatgcaggggctcaatattttcaccttggtaatcaaatccttggtcaaagATACTCTCAtcccgctcgtcctcgacgatcatgttgtgcatgatcacacaagcagtcatcacctcccaaagcttcccttcatcccataacagtgcagggtttcgaacgataccccaccgggattgaagcacaccaaaagcacgttccacatcctttctaacactctcttgcatttgggcaaatctctttctcttctcaccttcgggtttcgagattgtcttcacaaaagttgaccactgaggatatataccatctgctagatagtatcccttgttgtaatggtggccgttgatctcaaagttgacaggtggggagtggtcttctgcaagccttgcgaagactgaagaacgctgcagcacgttgatatcattgtgagaacctgccatgccgaagaaagaatgccatatccaaagatcttgtgatgccaccgcttctaatatgacagtgcacccgttaacatgccccttgtactggccctgccaagcaaatggacagttcttccactcccagtgcatacaataTATGCT
This window harbors:
- the LOC119352208 gene encoding VQ motif-containing protein 31-like — encoded protein: MPSSSSSRAPAPSRGGGSAAARGCVDVDANTTFVQADPATFRALVQRLTGAPGGAAAAAAQATDMQHAAGAAMVPVVPMRRPKLQERRRAAPARLELARPQPFYYHHGHQHHHHHHQHHHGLMQYSPVSTMDYARVSSSASSPSPSPPSSCSCGVVISQEEVEREEKAIASKAFYLHSSPRAAPGAGGDAAERPKLLPLFPVHSPRSSSFA